From a region of the Triticum aestivum cultivar Chinese Spring chromosome 7D, IWGSC CS RefSeq v2.1, whole genome shotgun sequence genome:
- the LOC123166856 gene encoding auxin-responsive protein SAUR71-like: MAKRSCASHSLQLSRYIRSHHGRLSPIALCSRSSSVVSPQEPAAAAAATSKSLELSIDRSSGSMKRLLRRLSRVAAADACAAAAYQPLRHDTVGKASSTAASSSSSFFGARRLGRGARVPEGHVPVCVGEEGGPVERFAVRAELLGQPAFKALLRRAAQEYGYGHPGALRIPCAVANFRRLLLGLTGPGCQATDDDDAALYY; this comes from the coding sequence ATGGCAAAGAGGAGCTGTGCATCGCACAGCCTCCAGCTCTCCCGTTATATAAGGAGCCACCATGGCCGTCTCAGCCCAATCGCCTTGTGTTCTCGCAGCTCTAGCGTCGTCTCTCCCCAagaacccgccgccgccgccgccgccacttccAAGAGTCTCGAGCTCTCCATCGACCGAAGCAGCGGGAGCATGAAGCGCCTGCTCAGACGGCTCTCCCGCGTGGCCGCGGCCgacgcctgcgccgccgccgcgtacCAGCCGCTCCGGCACGACACGGTCGGGAAGGCCTCCTCCAcggccgcttcgtcgtcctcatcgttcTTCGGCGCTCGAAGGCTCGGCCGCGGCGCGCGGGTGCCGGAAGGGCACGTGCCGGTGTGCGTCGGCGAGGAGGGCGGCCCCGTCGAGCGCTTCGCCGTGCGCGCCGAGCTCCTGGGCCAGCCGGCGTTCAAGGCCCTGCTCCGGCGAGCCGCGCAGGAGTACGGCTACGGCCACCCGGGCGCGCTCCGCATCCCCTGCGCCGTGGCCAacttccgccgcctcctcctcggcctcacTGGCCCCGGCTGCCAGGCcaccgacgacgacgacgccgcgcTCTACTACTAG